TCAAGGactaggttctgtcccttagcttttttgctcaaggttgactggcactctaccacttgagccataccttcatttctagctttttttttttttttttgccattcctgggccttgactcggggcctgagcactgtccctgccttctttttgctcaaggctagcactctgccacttgagccacagcgccacttctggaccttttctatatatatggtgctggggaatcgaacccagggcttcatgtatacaatgcaaacacttttgccactaggccatattcccagcccccatttctagctttttttgtgtggcatattggagataacagtctcaaggacttttttgcctgggctatctttaaactgttatcctcaaatctcagatttccgagtaactaggattacaggtgtgagccacctcatCAGGTTTAAGccatctaattcttttttttttttttttggccagtcctggggcttggactcagagcctgagcactgtccctggcttctttttgctcaaggctagcactctaccacttgagccacagcgccacttctggccattttctgtatatgtggtgctgaggaatcgaacccagggcttcatgtatacgaggcaagcactcttgccactaggccatatcctcagccccaagccATCTAATTCTTAATTGTATCTGCAAAGTCCCTTTTGCCAATGTAAGGTAACATTTacaaattctggggctggggatatggcctagtggcaaggatgcttgcctcctatacatgaagccttaggttcgattcctcagcaccacatatatagaaaaggccagaagtggcagtgtggctcaagtggcagagtgctagccttgagcaaaaagaagccagggacagtgctcaggccctgagtccaagcccaggactggcaagaaacaacaacaacaacaacaacaaccaaacaaattCTGGGGATTACAACAGGAACATAAAAGCAAagggagggctgagaatatggcctagtggtagagtacttgctttgtatacatgaagccctgggtttggttcctcagcactacatacatagacatgtgactcaagtggtagaatactagcattgagcaaaaagaagccccgggacaatgcccaggccctgagttcaagcccaagactggcaaaaaaaaaaaaaaaaaaaaaaaaaaaaaaaaggccagaagtggacccattactcaaatggtagatcataaaatctcagggagagtacccaagcccccgagttcaagccccagtactggcacacacacaaatatacacacaaattTAAACACAAGTGGcccatgcttgcaatcctagctactcaggaggccgaaattctgatgactgtggtttgaagtcagcctgtggttcaaacccagcctgggtaggaaagtccatgagactctcatctcctattagccaccaagaaaacagaagtggagctgtggctcaagtgttagggcaccaaccttgagtggaacaagctaaggggcagtgccaggcGCTGAGATAGAGCCcagtatgatgtgtgtgtgtgtgtgtgtgtgtgtgtgtgtgtatacacacacgggGAGACCAAGTAGCAGACTGGGCAGGTCCTTAGGGTGGCCTGCCTATTGGTCAACAAAGACACGGTGAGGAGAAACAGCCGGAGAGACCAGAGATGCATCTTCCTCTCCTAGAATAGACCCAGCGGGGTGGAGAAAGAGCATGTGGGAATGGTTCTCCAACCTCCAGTGCTGCCTTGGTGACTTTACACCCGGCGCGGCGCGGCCCGGCCGCGGCCCGTTCCCTTCCATCGCGCTCACTCGTCCACGGGAGGAAACCGCACGCAGGACCGCCGCGGTCAGACGCCCCCTGGCGGCGGTGCACCCTGGACAATCCCGGCTTCCGGAGGCGGAAACAAACGCTAGGCCCGCCCTCGGGCCACGCCCCCCGCTCCTTCTGATTGGCTGCGGGATTTAAAGACCTGGCCGGTGATAGGGTCATTGGCTTATCCCAGAATTTGAAAGTTCCAAGGTGGGCAGCTGCGGCGTGAGCCGGCTCGGGTCCGCTGGCGCCTCGGGAAACCCGCCGTGGTGAATGTCCgatccttctgttttttttgtttcttttctctttttcttcttctttagtgcGGGCAGGAGGGCTCGAACTCGTGGCCTACGCGCTTTGTCCCTTCGCCTTTCCTCTCAAGGATGGCACCcgcgtgaaccacagctccactcctggcttcttGGTGGCTCACTGGGGATgggtctcaccgactttcctgcccccggTGACCGGGAACCGCCAACTCGATggtccgatctcagcctcctgagttttctGTTGGTCCcggggtattattattatttttcaccgTCACCGTGTCCTCCGGGTGTTAAACAGTGACAGCCTGGGTCGTGCCCGTCATGCCATCCTTGATACCCGCCAGCTGCTCCgcagaggcggcggcggcgatGGCGTCCGGCCGCGGTTCGGCCGACGGTGAGGACGCGGAGCTGCAGTGCCGCGTGGCGGTGGAGGAGCTGAGCCCCGGCGGGCAGCCGCGGAAGCGCCAGGCGCTGCGCGCGGCGGAGCTGAGCCTGGGTCGGAACGAGCGCCGGGAGCTGCTGCTGCGGCTGCGGGcgccgccgggccccgcgggccgGCCGCGCTGCTTCCCGCTGCGCTCCGCGCGCCTCTTCACGCGCTTCGCCGCCGCCGGGCGCAGCACGCTCCGGCTCCCCGCGCAGGGCGCCTCGCGGGCGGGCGCCGTGCAGCTGCTGCTCTCCGACTGTCCCCCCGATCGCCTGCGCCGCTTCCTGCGCACCCTGAGCTTCAAATTGGCCGCCGCCCCGGGTCCCGGCCCCGCCTCTGCCCGCGCGCAGCTGCTGGGCCCGCGCCCCCGAGACTTCGTCACCATCAGCCCCGTGCAGCCCGAGGAGCTGCGGCGCGCGGCGGCCTCCCGGGCACAGTCCGCCACCGCCGGGTCGGCGAAGCGGAAACAGCCGTCAGAACCTGGAACGACGGACAAGCCCAGCCCGGTGAGGACAGGAAACCTTGAGGTGGTAGGCCTTCCTGGAATGGAAGAGACCCAAGGTTGGGGAAGGTGGTTTGGTAGTATGAAGGCACTgctggtgagtgtgtgtgtatgtgtgtgtgtgtgtgcacttgtgtgccgggtcctgggacttgaacacggGGCATAGGCGCTGCCCCTTAGCTCTtttaccctaccacttgagccacaggtgaaggaaagtctcagggactttctttccCCAGGGGCTGGCTGCAAACAGAGATCctcgggatctcagcctcctgagttgctaggatgacaggcacgaatGAGCCCGATGATTCTTAAATCATCAGATGCTCAGGAGACATCTGAGCATGTAGAAGCCATATGTGGGTCTCTAACATAAAACCTGAAACTGGGAAactgcacaaaagctcaaggacagcgcccaggccctgagttcaagccagagtactggcacacacatacacacacacacacacacacacacacgcacaccttaaacactggtggctcatgcctgcaatcataactactcaggaggctgagatgtgatgattgtggtttgaagtcagcaaaAGAGTTTAGAggaggctgtgaatatggcctagtgggagagtgcttgccttgtatgaagccctgggtttgattcctcagtaccatatatatagaaaaagctgaaagtggcgctgtggctcaagtggtaaactactagccttgagcaaaaagaagccagggatactaGTCAGGCCCTGGCATCTTCAGTCAAGGCTgtctttctactacttgagccacaccagctttctgctggcaaactggagataagaatgtcacagactttcctattcagcctacctttgaactgcagtcttcagatctcagactcctgagtagctaggattacaggcatgagccacagaagcccagcctaggcagggTTTTGCTTGGGTGTTTTAAGGTGAGAGACAAGTTTGTGCTAGGAAGATAATACCAGAAGGTAAGTTGGATGACTGGACCAGAATGGATAAGGAACTCAGGAGAAGAAGCGGTGGGAAGATCCAGACTAGGGGTCTTCAGGACACAAGTTAAGACCTCAGTAATTTCTAGCAAGATCTCCAGGTGAACCAGAACTGCCTAGGAGTTCTAAGGAGTGAAGCTAACAGATGGTAAAggaccaggtgctagtggctcacacttgtaatcctaactactcaggaggctgagatctggggatcaccattcgaagccagcttggacagataAGTCCATGCCAGTTCACTACcacaaggccagaagtgaagctgaggctccattgtagagccccagccttgagtagaaaaagctgagtgagcatgtgagtccctgagttcaagccctagtactggcactgaATAATAAACAAACTTTTTAAAAGGGGCAAAAaacgctgcacaattcacaatagccaaaatatggaaacaacccagatgcctttccacagatgaatagatcaaaaaaatatggtacctatacacaatggaatactacatagcgattagaaatggtgaaatatttgtattcacagggaaatggtcagaacttgaacaaataatgttgagcgagacaagcctagaacacagaaaacaaagaggcatgatctccctgatatatgactgctaaggtggggggagggggagacagtagagaccaggtctgtgaaaccaaaaacctcttgtcaaatggtatttcccacaggtttgggtcagcaaccctacattatgtaactaaaaccaaacaactactcaacatataaaggtcaaaaattgacctctcagtggagcacaatagctcacaagctatgtatgtacgtacgtatgATTATTGTCGATatattgtctattgtagacattacatttaaagccctaggcgaattttctttggcgtaggccacgtggctactgtatatgttcttggtacattgtgtattgtatatatgtctacctgacctagggaagggaaagaaaaacagggtgtaagatagcacaagaaatgtacatactgccctactttgtaactgtaccccttttgcacaacaccttgtcaaaaaaattttgtttaattaataaattataaaaaattaaaataaaaagatacagaCTTTAAAGAGGGACAGATTAGGTGTGCCCTAGACCAATAATATGAGTGTCCTTATAACAGACTACACCACTGAGGCATATGGGGAAGCCAGTGTAAGGACATTCACAAGCCTACAGAACTCTCATAAGACACTAACTCTGCtgacaccttgatcttggacttctacCCTCCACCACTGTGAGAAGATAAGTTTCTTCTATTCaagccatcaaaaaaaaaagggggggggagcaaAAAAGTACCACCAGCTGTGCATAGCACACAGCCCACAAGGATGACAGGAGGCTCTAAGAcaccttctttttcctcccaggAAGCCCCAAGGTGGCCTCTGCCTGCGAAGAGGCTGAGCCTGTCCCACACCAAGCCACAGCTGTCTGAGGAACAAGCTGCTGTGCTGAGGGCTGTTTTGAAAGGCCAGAGTGTTTTCTTCACTGGGAGCGCAGGTAGTAGGGAAGGAGTGGGGctgtgtggggggctggggcggggcgggggggggggggaagggatgcAACAGTGGTAGGGTAGGCTGGAGGAGCAAGCAGGTGGCCCTGACTTTGCCCTCTGCACAGGGACAGGGAAGTCCTATCTGCTGAAGCGTATCCTGGGCTCGCTGCCCCCCACGGGCACCGTGGCCACTGCCAGCACTGGGGTGGCAGCCTGCCACATCGGAGGCACCACCCTCCACGCCTTTGCAGGTAAATGGGGGAAGCCCCTGGGCTTGAACGGAAGGGCAAAGGGGATTGGGAGAGGTCAGGGATGTcaggggcttggggctgttcaaTCCAGGCTCACTAGTGTCATTCACAGGTATCGGCTCAGGCCAGGCTCCCCTGGCTCAGTGTGTGGCCCTGGCCCAGCGGCCAGGCGTGCGGCAGGGCTGGCTGGCCTGCCAGCGCTTGGTCATTGATGAGATCTCCATGGTGGAAGCTGACTTGTTTGACAAGCTGGAGGCCGTGGCCAGGTCAGTACCTGTGGCAAAGGCAGTAAGAGGACTCTGATGAGATCTGCCTACTTCTAacgcattccccccccccccacacacacacctcccatcCTCTCCAGAGCCGTTCGGCAGCAGAATAAGCCCTTTGGTGGGATCCAACTCATTATCTGTGGTGACTTCCTGCAGCTGCCACCAGTGACCAAAGGCTCCCAGCGCCCCCAGTTCTGCTTCCAGGTACACACTCACCTCTAGGCCTGTcccttctgtatgtgtgtgtgtgtgtgtgtgtgttctactgTGATCcctgacctccccctccccctgcccttacCAGGCCAAGAGCTGGAGGAGATGTGTGCCGCTGACCCTGGAGCTGACTGAGGTGTGGAGGCAGGCAGACAAGACTTTCGTATCCTTGCTGCAGGCCGTGAGGCTGGGCAGGTGGGCCATGGAGGACAGAGATTAGACCATGGGATAATGATGCCAACCATGGGTTGGAATGGAGCACAGGAGAGATGCTTACTATCAGGTGCAAGGTGTATAGGAAGGGAGACTTAGGTAGAGTGTGGGCAACTTAAGACACACTACTGTAGTCAAGAGTGTTATGGtgctaccagtggctcacacctatgatcctagctactcaggaggctaagatctaaggatcgcagtttgaagccagcctgggcaggaaagtctaggagattcttatctccaatgaactaccaagaagccagaagtggagctgtggctcaagtggtagagcactagacttgagcaaaaaagctcagagacaaggctcaggccctgagttcaagctccatgactgacaaaaaggaagAGGATCAGGAGGAGgataaggaggaagaggaggaagaaaggctaGGTATTTCTTCTCTAGGCAGCGGGCAGGAGCCTGGATTGTACCCTGGGGGCTGATCTGATGCTAGGGTAGCCTGCATTACAGGGTGTCAACATGAGCACCTTGTTCCAGGCTTGCAAACCTCTGGCCTATCTAGCGATCCTCAAGGGCGGTGGTGAAAGGGTAGCCAGCTTCTCCCAGGGGCAGACCCAGGAAAGAGCGTACCCCTGTGATCACAGCCCAGCACCCCTACCTCATGTTTCTTTATCGTATCTGTGGTCCAAAGGAAGGGACAAGTTGGCTGGCCTTAAGGGTACCATCTTTCCCTGGTACCCTTTTCTGGTCTCATGGCCTGTTTGTTGCTCAGGCTGTACTGCCCCCATCCTACACCTTCTCTGAGCTCTGCCCTGACAGTCCAGCCTCCACAGGTGCTCCGATGAAGTCACCCGCCAGCTCAGAGCCACAGCTGCCCACAAGGTGGGGCGAGACGGAATTGTGGCCACGAGACTCTGTACCCACCAAGACGATGTGGCGCTCACTAATGAGAGGCGGCTGCAGGAGCTGCGAggtaagggggggggagggggctgggctgccCCAGATGGGAGGGGCCAGGTGTGGGCCCCGCCTCCCAGGCCATGGTGAGTCCTTGGGCTCATTTGCATGCCCAGCCTCCCAACCTCTGTGGCCAGAAGAACCCTGACATTTGGGACTATAAACTGCCCCCCAGAGGTGTGGTGAACTGGTTGTAAAGCCGCCTCCGCTCCATCCTCCATACCCTGGCCTAATATGTACTTTTGGCAGCTGAGAGCCACAAGCCAGTGATTTAGATTAATGTTTTCCCAATCCCCCTTTTCCAGGTGAGGTACACAGCTTTGAGGCAGTGGATAGTGACCCTGAGCTAGCCCGGACTTTGGATGCCCAGTGTCCTGTTAGCCGGCTCCTTCAGCTCAAACAGGGGGCCCAGGTGAGTGAGAAGCAGGGCCTGGACGCTAGAAGCCTAGGCTAATTCTTCTTGAGCCTCCTGAATCTAGTACTACCCCTCTGCCCAGGCTGCTCTGTGGCTAATGGGGCCAGCTGTGACCACATCAAAACCTccctccccggggctggggatatggcctagtggcaagagagcttgcctcgtatacatgaggccctgggttcgattccccagcaccacatatacagaaaatggccagaagtggcgctgtggctcaagtggcagagtgctagccttgagcaaaaggaagccagggacagtgctcaggccctgagtccaaggcccaggactggtcaaaaaaaaaaaaaaaaaaaaaaaaaaaaaaaaaaaaaaactccctccccagtggctcacacctgtcattgta
This genomic stretch from Perognathus longimembris pacificus isolate PPM17 chromosome 23, ASM2315922v1, whole genome shotgun sequence harbors:
- the Pif1 gene encoding ATP-dependent DNA helicase PIF1; translated protein: MPSLIPASCSAEAAAAMASGRGSADGEDAELQCRVAVEELSPGGQPRKRQALRAAELSLGRNERRELLLRLRAPPGPAGRPRCFPLRSARLFTRFAAAGRSTLRLPAQGASRAGAVQLLLSDCPPDRLRRFLRTLSFKLAAAPGPGPASARAQLLGPRPRDFVTISPVQPEELRRAAASRAQSATAGSAKRKQPSEPGTTDKPSPEAPRWPLPAKRLSLSHTKPQLSEEQAAVLRAVLKGQSVFFTGSAGTGKSYLLKRILGSLPPTGTVATASTGVAACHIGGTTLHAFAGIGSGQAPLAQCVALAQRPGVRQGWLACQRLVIDEISMVEADLFDKLEAVARAVRQQNKPFGGIQLIICGDFLQLPPVTKGSQRPQFCFQAKSWRRCVPLTLELTEVWRQADKTFVSLLQAVRLGRCSDEVTRQLRATAAHKVGRDGIVATRLCTHQDDVALTNERRLQELRGEVHSFEAVDSDPELARTLDAQCPVSRLLQLKQGAQVMLVKNLAVSRGLVNGARGVVVGFEAEGRGLPQVRFLCGVTEVIHAERWTVQTTGGHFLSRQQLPLQLAWAISIHKSQGMSLDCVEISLGRVFASGQAYVALSRARSLQGLRVLDFDPTVVRCDPRVLHFYATLRQRRGLDLESLEDEAASDQENLDPNL